A window of the Pogona vitticeps strain Pit_001003342236 chromosome 4, PviZW2.1, whole genome shotgun sequence genome harbors these coding sequences:
- the TTC39C gene encoding tetratricopeptide repeat protein 39C codes for MAGSEQEGGGTGESPLPIEDSELALAGINMLLNNGFRESDQLFRKYRNHSPLMSFGASFVSFLNAMMTFEEEKMQLACDDLRATEKLCESEEAGVIETIKNKIKKNVDGRKAAPSMIDRLQRQIIVADCQVYLAVLSFVKQELSAYIKGGWILRKAWKIYNKCYTDINTLQELYQKKITQESLTSDAANDNHITAEGVTEESLNRLKGAVSFGYGLFHLCISMVPPNLLKIINLLGFPGDRLQGLSSLMYASESKDMKAPLATLALLWYHTVVRPFFALDGSDTKAGLQEAKEILQRKESAYPNSSLFMFFKGRIQRLECQINSALTSFHTALELATDQREIQHVCLYEIGWCSMIEMNFKDAFESFERLKNESRWSQCYYAYLTAGKYLCQGATGDVNGAQIVFKEVQKLFKRKNNQIEQFSVKKADRFRKQKPTKQLCVLASIEVLYLWKALPNCSFTNLQHMSQACQEVDDSTAVGLKNLLLGAIHKCLGNSEDAIQFFQRALKDELCRQNNLYIQPYACYELGCLLLENPQTVPRGKTLLLQAKEEFTGYDFENRLHVRIHAALASLREVVPQ; via the exons aAACCATAGTCCTTTAATGAGTTTTGGAGCCAGCTTTGTCAGTTTTTTG AATGCCATGATgacctttgaagaagaaaaaatgcagtTGGCATGTGACGACTTAAGAGCTACCGAAAAACTGTGTGAGAGTGAAGAAGCAGGGGTTATcgaaacaataaaaaataaaattaagaagaaT GTTGATGGACGAAAGGCCGCCCCATCCATGATTGATCGATTGCAGAGACAGATCATTGTAGCAGATTGTCAAGTTTACCTTGCTGTGCTCTCGTTTGTAAAACAAGAGTTGTCAG CTTATATAAAAGGTGGGTGGATCCttagaaaagcttggaaaatctACAATAAGTGCTATACAGACATTAATACACTTCAGGAATTGTATCAGAAGAAGATCACTCAGGAATCCTTGACTTCTGATGCTGCAAACGATAATCATATTACTGCAGAAGGTGTAACGGAGGAGTCGCTAAACAGACTGAAAGGTGCTGTTAGCTTTGGATACGGACTTTTTCATCTTTGCATATCCATGGTGCCCCCAAACCTGCTCAAAATCATCAACTTGCTGGGTTTTCCTGGAGACCGCCTGCAGGGGCTTTCTTCACTGATGTATGCAAGTGAAAGTAAGGACATGAAGGCCCCTTTAGCTAC ATTGGCTTTGCTGTGGTACCATACTGTGGTTCGTCCTTTTTTTGCTTTGGATGGCAGTGATACAAAAGCAGGATTGCAAGAGGCTAAAGAGATTCTTCAAAGAAAGGAATCTGCTTATCCAAACTcatctctttttatgttctttaaGGGAAGAATTCAGCGTTTAGAG tgTCAAATCAACAGTGCCTTGACATCCTTTCATACTGCTTTGGAACTTGCCACTGATCAGAGAGAGATTCAACATGTCTGCCTGTATGAAATTG GATGGTGTAGCATGATTGAAATGAACTTCAAGGATGCATTTGAGTCTTTTGAGCGTCTTAAAAATGAATCAAGATGGTCTCAGTGCTACTATGCTTATTTAACAGCAGGGaagtatt tgtGTCAAGGAGCTACTGGTGATGTGAATGGTGCACAGATTGTTTTCAAGGAAGTTCAGaagctctttaaaagaaaaaacaatcaaATTGAACAGTTTTCTGTCAAAAAG GCAGATAGATTCAGGAAGCAAAAACCAACTAAACAGCTCTGCGTTTTGGCCTCCATTGAAGTATTGTATTTATGGAAGGCTCTTCCAAACTGTTCGTTTACAAACCTACAGCACATGAGTCAAG CCTGCCAAGAGGTTGATGATTCTACTGCTGTTGGTTTGAAGAATTTGTTGCTTGGTGCCATACATAAATGCTTAGGAAATTCAGAAGATGCTATTCAG TTCTTTCAGAGAGCCCTTAAAGATGAACTATGTCGCCAAAACAACTTGTATATTCAGCCATACGCTTGCTATGAACTTGGCTGCCTTTTACTAGAAAACCCACAG aCTGTTCCAAGAGGGAAGACTTTATTGCTTCAAGCAAAG GAAGAATTCACAGGGTATGACTTTGAAAATAGATTGCATGTCCGCATACATGCAGCATTAGCCTCTCTGAGAGAAGTGGTCCCTCAGTGA